Proteins encoded in a region of the Amyelois transitella isolate CPQ chromosome 9, ilAmyTran1.1, whole genome shotgun sequence genome:
- the LOC106130275 gene encoding 2-oxoisovalerate dehydrogenase subunit beta, mitochondrial yields the protein MANLVVKNTNLFTKLVKHINGCTKRLSSHFIYFPDNEKPVEGETSKMNMMQAINNAMDITLKTDPTAVVFGEDVGFGGVFRCALGLQEKYGKDRVFNTPLCEQGIAGFGIGLATAGATAIAEIQFADYIFPAFDQLVNEAAKARYRSGGQFACGALTVRAPSGAVGHGGLYHSQSPEGMFAHAAGLRVVVPRGPIAAKGLLLSCIREKDPCIFLEPKILYRSAAEDVPTGDYTLPLGKAQVLRTGDAATLVGWGTQVHVLLEVARMADEKLGVKCDVIDLQSILPWDEETVCNSVKKTGRCLVAHEAPLTAGFGAEIAATIQEECFLHLEAPVRRAAGWDAPFPHVFEPFYLPDKWRCYEALTELVNY from the exons ATGGCGAATTTGGtcgtaaaaaatacaaatctcttTACAAAATTAGTGAAACATATAAACGGCTGTACAAAAAGACTTTCCTCGCATTTCATCTATTTCCCTGACAATGAAAAACCAGTAGAAG GAGAGACATCAAAAATGAACATGATGCAAGCTATCAATAATGCAATGGACATCACTCTCAAGACCGACCCCACAGCGGTGGTCTTTGGAGAAGATGTCGGCTTCGGAGGAGTCTTCAGATGCGCATTGGGCTTGCAG GAGAAATATGGCAAAGACAGGGTGTTCAACACTCCGCTGTGCGAGCAGGGCATCGCTGGGTTCGGCATAGGTCTGGCCACGGCCGGAGCGACCGCCATTGCCGAGATACAATTCGCCGATTACATATTTCCAGCTTTTGATCAG CTGGTGAACGAAGCGGCCAAGGCTCGCTACCGCTCGGGCGGTCAGTTCGCGTGCGGCGCGCTCACGGTGCGCGCGCCGAGCGGCGCGGTGGGGCACGGCGGGCTGTACCACTCGCAGAGCCCCGAGGGAATGTTCGCGCACGCTGCTGGGCTCAGG GTGGTGGTCCCAAGGGGTCCCATAGCCGCCAAAGGTCTGCTGCTGTCCTGCATCAGGGAGAAGGACCCGTGCATCTTCCTGGAACCCAAGATCTTGTACCGCTCGGCCGCGGAAGATGTTCCCACGGGAGATTACACGCTGCCTCTTGGGAAGGCCCAGGTTTTGAGGACAG GCGACGCCGCCACACTCGTAGGTTGGGGGACGCAAGTTCACGTGCTGTTGGAAGTGGCTCGAATGGCCGACGAGAAATTGGGGGTCAAATGTGACGTCATCGATTTGCAGTCCATTTTGCCGTGGGATGAGGAAACTGTGTGCAAT tcCGTGAAGAAGACCGGTCGTTGCCTGGTGGCTCACGAGGCGCCTCTCACGGCCGGTTTCGGAGCTGAGATAGCGGCCACCATACAG GAGGAATGCTTCCTCCACCTGGAGGCGCCCGTGCGGCGCGCGGCGGGCTGGGACGCGCCCTTCCCGCACGTGTTCGAGCCCTTCTACCTCCCCGACAAGTGGCGGTGCTACGAAGCCCTAACTGAACTTGTGAACTactag
- the LOC106130280 gene encoding inner nuclear membrane protein Man1 gives MADQVDSMSDAELRTKLAEHGFPIMPITASTRKLLVKKLKLVLDNKSKPRNSVDSKVENRRSLARYSSGEESDLDTTSNAKEKRGRRATTGTAMLPPVSNAGSRSRRTPTKKVSPAKRDSDKGSESEEEKAPVRTHEEVETVTTRRVTKTYAANDQDDYETGSDSDVDSDKKNSFRSHSRSSDYISSTLPTNDASTSPPKSSIFSRPSISTSGYTSTLTSSDQLNSIRSRLGLTSSLGDRPSMSNYNSSFTTSTYQPSTSTIDEVESPYLSNFTRRLSALKADPPKPTFLDRDTNNGSTLLPRRSYITGVARSDVVDYKTANDKKFLKNNLVSLALVGLVALFFFCLFFMYIVKMNNITSVVDDQNSVIPICQLHIPGNRPGINCVPKEQVSYAKNLLKVIHPELTARAAAYKCGKPGALPYLTEREILDIANSKAEAVDISQCRMDLNNLQVLLLHNPRWGLSVVKLKNLYTKDADYFPISTTDVIVEQRNRGSVAITLTDPSTPLSCLLVNTLYSAGSTLILMAIISLLMFAFHRGYKYYVAYQKRKSEDIYSMVEQIIDVISQETEDSGEPYISVDHVRDTLISPQNREKMASVWDAAVKFIQRNESRVRMEIQSVDGEDCRVWRWVSARTSPKRSDAWQGQAFETQEGSVNNLTVSPTPCLKIRYMFDKNDTNPNLRNVIQDAILEKCGERCNILHIDIERSSCCVYVKCMSPTDAGIVYRSLHGWWYEGRLITVKYLRLERYMQRFPNSPSVGPFLKPSKARRSWDENFGAPF, from the coding sequence ATGGCCGATCAAGTTGATTCAATGTCAGATGCAGAGTTGCGAACCAAACTCGCCGAGCATGGGTTCCCTATTATGCCGATTACTGCTTCCACGAGAAAGCTTTTAGTAAAGAAGTTGAAATTGGTTCTGGATAACAAGAGTAAGCCGAGAAACAGTGTTGACAGCAAGGTTGAGAATAGACGTTCGCTCGCGCGGTATTCTAGCGGCGAGGAGTCCGATTTGGACACAACTAGCAATGCTAAGGAAAAACGAGGTCGTAGAGCGACCACTGGTACGGCTATGTTACCGCCTGTTAGTAATGCAGGTAGTAGATCGCGACGCACGCCTACTAAAAAGGTGTCGCCAGCGAAACGTGATTCAGATAAGGGGTCCGAATCAGAAGAAGAAAAGGCGCCGGTACGCACTCACGAGGAAGTGGAAACTGTTACCACCCGCCGGGTGACGAAAACATATGCCGCTAATGATCAGGATGACTATGAAACAGGCTCGGATAGTGATGTTGATTCAGATAAGAAGAACTCGTTCCGCAGCCACTCTAGATCAAGTGACTACATATCTAGCACTCTTCCTACAAATGACGCATCTACTAGTCCCCCAAAATCGTCAATTTTCTCCCGTCCATCCATATCAACATCCGGTTATACCTCAACATTGACATCTTCTGATCAGTTGAATTCAATTCGATCTCGTCTTGGTTTGACTTCTTCTTTAGGAGATAGACCATCAATGAGCAACTATAATTCTTCCTTTACGACAAGTACTTACCAGCCTTCCACGTCCACAATTGATGAAGTGGAATCTccttatttaagtaatttcacaAGACGTCTGTCAGCTTTGAAGGCCGATCCCCCAAAACCGACTTTCCTGGACAGAGACACAAACAATGGAAGTACACTGTTGCCGCGCCGGTCTTACATAACGGGAGTAGCAAGATCTGATGTGGTAGACTACAAGACCGCCAATGACAAAAAGTTTTTGAAGAACAATCTCGTGTCTTTAGCCCTGGTTGGTCTGGtggcacttttttttttttgcttattttttatgtatatagttaaaaTGAACAATATCACATCTGTGGTGGATGATCAAAACAGTGTCATACCCATTTGCCAGCTTCATATCCCTGGAAACAGGCCAGGTATCAACTGTGTGCCTAAAGAACAAGTGAGTTACGCAAAAAACTTACTAAAAGTGATCCACCCAGAGTTGACTGCTCGGGCAGCGGCCTACAAATGTGGCAAGCCTGGAGCTTTGCCTTACTTGACAGAAAGAGAGATTTTGGACATTGCCAATTCAAAAGCTGAAGCAGTTGACATCAGCCAGTGTCGCATGGACCTCAATAACCTTCAGGTTTTATTACTACATAACCCACGATGGGGCCTTAGCGTGGTCAAACTGAAGAATCTTTACACAAAAGATGCTGATTATTTCCCCATTTCTACAACAGATGTTATTGTGGAGCAGCGCAATAGGGGCAGTGTTGCTATTACTCTGACTGACCCATCAACGCCACTTTCTTGTTTGCTTGTCAACACATTGTACTCTGCCGGTTCCACTTTAATTCTGATGGCAATAATATCTTTACTGATGTTTGCTTTCCACAGAggttacaaatattatgtGGCATATCAGAAGAGGAAAAGCGAAGATATCTATTCAATGGTAGAACAAATAATTGATGTAATTTCTCAAGAGACAGAAGACAGTGGAGAGCCCTACATTTCTGTGGACCATGTGAGGGATACCTTGATATCTCCTCAAAATAGGGAAAAAATGGCTTCGGTGTGGGATGCAGCAGTCAAGTTTATACAGAGGAATGAAAGCAGAGTCCGAATGGAGATCCAGTCAGTTGATGGAGAAGACTGCCGAGTGTGGAGGTGGGTTTCAGCGCGGACCAGCCCCAAGAGAAGTGATGCATGGCAAGGACAAGCTTTTGAGACCCAAGAGGGATCCGTCAACAACTTGACAGTCTCTCCCACCCCTTGTTTGAAAATCCGCTACATGTTCGACAAAAACGACACGAATCCCAACCTGAGAAATGTCATTCAGGACGCCATTTTGGAGAAATGCGGCGAAAGATGCAACATTTTGCACATTGATATTGAGAGGTCATCTTGTTGTGTTTATGTGAAGTGTATGAGCCCCACCGACGCTGGCATTGTGTACCGCAGCTTGCACGGGTGGTGGTACGAAGGTAGGCTGATTACAGTCAAGTACTTACGTCTGGAGCGTTACATGCAAAGATTCCCCAACTCTCCTTCGGTAGGACCTTTCCTCAAGCCTTCGAAAGCGCGGCGCTCCTGGGACGAAAACTTCGGCGCACCATTTTAG